One Syntrophus gentianae DNA segment encodes these proteins:
- a CDS encoding TraB/GumN family protein codes for MKKIFLGVCLVFLFCSSSPAETSVWKIERGNSILFLGGTCHILRPSDFPLPPEFDKAYRAADLLVFETDIGEYNKPETLQKLMLKTIYTNGSTLEQHLSPRTYQSLQEYCAANGISIETLNIFKPGMLAFMLETIELLKLKVTQEGVDLYFYNQAKRDGKLTEGLETVEEQMDFIAELGQGDEDGFVTHTLNELRSIKQSYENLVDAWKKGDTGKLEDVMVADLKKEPKFYKRLLTDRNSNWLPLIDAYAQTPQKEFILVGVGHLVGPDGILEALRQKGYKVEKL; via the coding sequence ATGAAAAAGATCTTTCTGGGAGTTTGTCTGGTTTTTCTGTTTTGCTCATCGTCTCCTGCGGAAACGTCGGTTTGGAAGATCGAAAGGGGGAATTCCATCCTCTTTCTGGGAGGCACATGCCATATCCTGCGTCCCTCGGATTTTCCCCTTCCTCCGGAATTCGACAAGGCCTACCGGGCAGCCGACCTCCTTGTTTTTGAAACGGATATCGGTGAGTACAACAAGCCCGAGACACTGCAGAAGTTAATGTTGAAAACGATCTACACCAATGGTTCCACACTGGAGCAGCACCTCTCGCCGCGGACATATCAATCGCTGCAGGAATACTGTGCTGCCAACGGAATTTCCATCGAAACGCTCAACATTTTCAAGCCGGGCATGCTTGCCTTCATGCTGGAGACGATCGAACTGTTGAAACTGAAGGTGACCCAGGAAGGCGTTGATCTGTACTTTTACAACCAGGCAAAACGGGACGGGAAGCTTACAGAAGGACTGGAGACGGTTGAGGAACAAATGGATTTTATAGCAGAACTGGGACAAGGGGATGAGGATGGATTTGTGACTCATACGCTGAATGAATTGAGATCCATCAAGCAGTCCTATGAAAACCTCGTCGATGCCTGGAAAAAAGGCGATACCGGAAAGCTGGAGGATGTGATGGTTGCCGACCTTAAAAAAGAACCAAAATTCTATAAAAGGCTGCTGACAGATCGCAATTCGAACTGGTTGCCCCTCATCGATGCCTATGCGCAGACACCCCAGAAGGAATTTATCCTGGTCGGGGTCGGCCACCTGGTGGGACCCGACGGAATCCTCGAGGCCCTGCGGCAGAAGGGATACAAAGTCGAAAAGCTGTAA
- a CDS encoding amidohydrolase family protein, with protein MPEKSVVIDFHMHPLTYESFQPSALGWIAEIVGQRCDFEEFRTRYSDPEAFVGLLKESGIDYAVVMAELCPITTGICTNESVAAFCSGRPELIPFASINPATDLAPAEKLEDLISRFGFRGLKLYPTYQHFYPNDAKLYPLYAVAQEREIPIMLHTGSSVFEGARLKYGDPLYLDDVAVDFPRLKLLMVHGGRGFWYDRAYFLTKMHKNVFLEIAGLPPHNLLKYFPELGRIAHKVIYGSDWPGVADLAQNLEAVRKLPLTPEQKDLILGGNARRLLKL; from the coding sequence ATGCCCGAAAAATCGGTCGTCATCGATTTCCACATGCATCCCCTTACCTACGAAAGCTTCCAGCCTTCCGCCCTGGGCTGGATAGCGGAAATTGTCGGCCAGCGATGCGATTTCGAAGAATTCCGCACGCGATACAGCGATCCGGAAGCCTTCGTCGGTCTGCTCAAGGAAAGCGGCATCGACTATGCGGTCGTCATGGCGGAATTGTGTCCCATCACCACAGGAATCTGCACCAACGAATCCGTTGCGGCGTTCTGTTCGGGAAGGCCGGAACTGATCCCCTTTGCCAGCATCAATCCCGCAACGGACCTGGCCCCGGCGGAAAAGCTCGAGGACCTCATTTCCCGGTTCGGCTTCCGGGGCCTCAAGCTCTATCCGACCTATCAGCATTTCTATCCCAATGACGCCAAGCTTTATCCCCTCTATGCCGTGGCCCAGGAAAGAGAAATCCCCATCATGCTCCATACGGGAAGCTCCGTGTTCGAGGGCGCCCGGCTTAAGTACGGCGATCCCCTCTACCTCGACGATGTCGCCGTGGATTTCCCCCGCTTGAAGCTCTTGATGGTCCACGGGGGGCGCGGCTTCTGGTACGATCGGGCGTATTTTCTCACAAAAATGCACAAAAACGTCTTTCTGGAAATCGCCGGTCTGCCGCCTCACAATCTCTTGAAATACTTTCCCGAACTGGGGAGAATCGCCCATAAGGTCATTTACGGATCGGACTGGCCCGGCGTGGCCGATCTCGCCCAGAACCTGGAGGCCGTCCGGAAGCTCCCCCTGACCCCGGAGCAGAAGGATTTGATCCTGGGCGGAAATGCGCGTCGCCTCCTCAAGCTGTGA
- a CDS encoding bifunctional acetate--CoA ligase family protein/GNAT family N-acetyltransferase — MATLSSVFDPKSIALIGASDRQGSVGQIILTNLLKAKDRKIFPINPNKETLLNLKSYPDIGSVPKHVDLAVIATPAKGVPGLMEECGKAGVDGAVIISAGFRETGAEGALLEQQISDIRKRYAMRILGPNCLGFVRPDAGLNVTFVADSPPPGNIAFISESASLSSTILSWASYAHVGFSMIASLGSMTDIGFGDLIDFLSEDWDTRSILIYMESVRDAKKFMSAARAFALRKPIVVLKPGRFAEKAKAEKFSTWAPLTGNDAVYEAAFKRAGVVRVKSIAGLFHTARVLDSKKMPGGPRLAIVTAAGLEFAYAGAGLMATDALIEFGGEPARLSPETIGILKNTLPPQWSEGNPVDVLGRTDTAGYSQAISACLHDPGVDGVLVIYAPMNIAGPEDVARAVIDSAKKTGKPIIAAWIGGAQVRKARELLIANDIPTYPTPEEAVRSYLNMFNYKRNLDLLYETPAELPERKAPSKQKLGGIIHQALAEGRSILTEQESSEFLDNYAIPSTPSRTVHTREEALRAAREIGYPVVIKVVSAQIPYRKDVGGVITGISSDEQIEEAYTRMMREIEERAPGLPFEGISLQKMIEDVDYKLILGSKRDQDFGSVIFFGMGGINADLIRDFSIGLPPLNRTLAKRLMEETKAYRLIQGYRGKGPANLEALEEILVNFSYLLVDFPEIAEIDINPLVIAKGMPCARDVRIVLETTSVEDWLSINYASKYPHLIISPYPTHLVEDWKFKDGTEVVLRPIKPEDEPLTREFLSSLSEETLRTRFFSATTRITHEWLVLLCDTDYDRHLAIVAEISENGRRRIIAVGSLHVDADKNAGEFALLVHDDFQRKGLASKLLNLIIGYGREKSLNEIDGQIMSENDKMIGLARKLGFSKKWAQGGTQVVSLRLK; from the coding sequence ATGGCAACCCTTTCCAGTGTCTTTGATCCAAAAAGCATCGCCCTGATTGGCGCATCGGACCGGCAGGGTTCGGTCGGCCAGATCATCCTGACCAACCTTCTCAAGGCGAAAGACAGGAAGATCTTTCCCATCAATCCGAACAAGGAGACCCTGCTTAACCTCAAAAGCTATCCTGATATCGGCAGCGTCCCCAAACACGTCGATCTCGCGGTGATCGCCACCCCGGCGAAAGGGGTGCCTGGTTTAATGGAGGAATGCGGAAAAGCCGGCGTGGATGGCGCGGTGATCATCTCGGCCGGATTTCGGGAAACGGGCGCCGAGGGAGCACTTCTGGAACAACAGATCTCTGACATTCGCAAGCGATACGCCATGCGGATTCTCGGTCCGAACTGTCTCGGTTTCGTGCGGCCCGATGCGGGACTCAATGTCACCTTTGTCGCGGACTCGCCTCCCCCCGGCAACATTGCCTTCATCTCCGAAAGCGCCTCCCTCAGCAGTACGATCCTGAGCTGGGCGAGCTATGCCCATGTCGGCTTCAGCATGATTGCCTCCCTCGGCTCGATGACGGATATCGGCTTCGGGGATCTCATCGACTTCCTCAGCGAGGACTGGGATACGAGGAGCATCCTGATCTACATGGAAAGTGTGAGGGACGCGAAGAAATTCATGAGCGCGGCCAGGGCCTTCGCCCTCCGGAAGCCCATTGTCGTCCTCAAGCCGGGAAGATTCGCCGAAAAGGCAAAAGCGGAGAAATTCTCCACCTGGGCGCCCCTGACCGGCAACGATGCCGTCTATGAGGCGGCGTTTAAACGGGCCGGCGTTGTTCGGGTCAAGTCCATCGCGGGTTTATTTCACACCGCCAGAGTTCTCGATTCCAAGAAAATGCCCGGGGGACCGAGGCTGGCCATCGTGACGGCTGCCGGTCTCGAGTTTGCCTACGCCGGCGCCGGCCTCATGGCGACGGACGCCCTGATCGAGTTCGGGGGGGAACCGGCCCGGCTTTCTCCCGAAACCATCGGCATTTTGAAGAACACCCTGCCGCCCCAATGGAGCGAGGGCAATCCGGTCGATGTGCTCGGGCGAACCGATACCGCCGGCTATTCGCAGGCCATCAGCGCCTGCCTTCATGATCCGGGCGTCGATGGGGTTCTGGTCATTTACGCCCCCATGAACATCGCCGGACCGGAAGATGTTGCCAGGGCGGTGATCGACAGTGCGAAGAAGACCGGAAAACCGATCATCGCCGCCTGGATCGGGGGAGCGCAGGTTAGAAAGGCCAGAGAGCTCCTCATCGCCAACGATATCCCCACCTATCCGACTCCCGAGGAAGCCGTCCGGTCCTACCTCAACATGTTCAACTACAAGAGGAACCTTGATCTCCTCTACGAAACCCCGGCGGAATTGCCGGAGCGCAAGGCCCCCTCGAAACAGAAACTGGGAGGGATCATCCATCAGGCCCTTGCGGAGGGAAGATCGATTTTAACCGAACAAGAGTCGTCAGAGTTTCTGGACAATTACGCCATCCCCTCAACCCCTTCCCGGACGGTACACACTCGAGAAGAGGCCCTTCGGGCGGCAAGGGAAATCGGGTATCCCGTCGTCATTAAAGTCGTATCAGCGCAGATTCCCTACAGGAAAGACGTGGGTGGCGTGATTACGGGGATTTCTTCCGATGAGCAGATCGAGGAAGCCTACACGCGCATGATGAGAGAGATCGAAGAACGGGCGCCGGGGTTGCCTTTTGAAGGAATATCCCTTCAAAAGATGATTGAAGACGTGGATTACAAGCTGATTCTCGGCTCCAAAAGAGATCAGGATTTCGGTTCCGTTATTTTTTTCGGCATGGGAGGGATCAATGCGGACCTTATCCGGGATTTCTCCATCGGCCTGCCTCCCCTGAACCGGACACTGGCCAAACGGTTGATGGAAGAAACAAAGGCATACAGGTTGATTCAAGGCTACCGGGGAAAAGGGCCTGCGAACCTTGAAGCCCTTGAAGAAATCCTCGTGAATTTTTCCTATCTGCTCGTGGATTTTCCTGAAATTGCCGAAATCGACATCAATCCACTGGTCATCGCCAAAGGCATGCCCTGTGCCCGTGATGTCCGCATCGTTCTTGAAACCACCTCTGTTGAAGACTGGCTGAGCATCAACTACGCCTCAAAATATCCTCATCTGATCATCTCCCCTTACCCGACCCATCTTGTCGAGGACTGGAAGTTCAAGGACGGAACCGAGGTCGTGCTGAGGCCGATCAAGCCGGAGGATGAACCCCTGACACGGGAGTTTCTCTCGAGTCTGTCGGAAGAAACCCTGCGGACAAGGTTCTTCTCCGCCACGACCCGCATCACCCACGAATGGCTCGTTCTTTTGTGCGACACGGACTACGACCGGCACCTGGCCATCGTTGCGGAAATATCGGAAAATGGGCGAAGAAGAATCATTGCCGTGGGATCCCTTCATGTGGACGCCGACAAAAACGCAGGGGAATTTGCCCTTCTCGTCCATGATGATTTTCAGAGAAAAGGACTGGCGTCCAAACTGCTGAATCTTATCATCGGATACGGAAGGGAAAAGAGCCTCAACGAAATCGATGGGCAGATCATGAGTGAGAACGATAAAATGATTGGTCTCGCCAGGAAGCTGGGGTTTTCAAAAAAGTGGGCGCAGGGGGGAACGCAGGTGGTCTCCCTTCGTTTAAAATAA
- a CDS encoding cation-translocating P-type ATPase, whose translation MTWHRKDTNRIFSDLRTSSEGLSSGEAAARLKQYGPNELIEKKGKSPFRMFLDQFRDFMILVLIAAAVIAGFIGDLSDTIAIVVIVIVNAVIGFVQEYRAEKAMEALKKMAAPTATVLRDGQPGTAPASELVPGDLVVLEAGRIVPADMRLIETAHLKVEEAALTGESAPVEKSAEVLTEEEVPLGDRKNMAYKGTFVTYGRGAGIVAETAMNTEFGKIAAMLQADEEGKTPLQKRLETFGRKLALSVLVICVVVLGIGLLRGEQPLLMLLTAISLAVAAIPEALPAVITIALALGAKKLIKLKALIRKLPAVETLGSVTYICSDKTGTLTLNRMTVEELFFNGRRIAAEDFAAGIEEEGAASVFLSALALSNDAQAGNGGEVLGDPTETALYRVAEKSGYDKADLEKTHRRVAEIPFDSERKCMTTFHEWEGGLVSFTKGAVDVLVEKSRDMMMPESPMPIDLGRIKGLNESMAAGGMRVLCFAMRRWDRLPDDMSPGNVEKEMTMIGLVGMIDPPREEAGAAVALCRSAGIKTVMITGDHPATAQAIARKLGILDGDGQAVMTGTELEKLSLEEFEERVEHIRVYARVAPEQKLKIVKALQDRGQYVAMTGDGVNDAPALKRADIGIAMGITGTDVSKEAASMILLDDNFASIVNAVKEGRKIYDNIRKFVKYLLTTNSGEIWTLFLAPVVGLPIPLLPIQILWINLVTDGLPALALSLEPAEGDVMNRPPRHPQESIFAGGLGFHAIWVGLLMAGIVLFLLFWSIRTDNPHWQTMVFTFLCLTQLGNVLAIRSERESLFKIGLFSNSYLLGAVLLTFLLQMATVYVPVLNPVFKTVPLTLEETLFTVSLSSIVFFAVEIEKLVKRRKGEVSVTA comes from the coding sequence ATGACCTGGCACCGGAAGGATACGAACCGGATTTTTTCGGACTTGAGGACGTCATCCGAGGGACTGTCCTCCGGCGAAGCCGCTGCGCGATTGAAGCAGTACGGTCCGAACGAGTTAATTGAAAAGAAGGGGAAATCGCCTTTCCGGATGTTCCTGGATCAGTTCCGGGACTTCATGATCCTGGTCCTGATTGCCGCCGCCGTTATTGCCGGCTTCATCGGAGATCTCTCCGATACGATTGCCATTGTTGTGATTGTGATCGTCAATGCAGTGATCGGCTTTGTTCAGGAATACCGGGCGGAAAAGGCCATGGAGGCCCTGAAGAAGATGGCGGCGCCTACGGCGACCGTTCTTCGGGACGGTCAGCCGGGGACAGCACCCGCTTCCGAACTCGTACCCGGGGATCTGGTCGTTCTGGAGGCGGGGAGGATTGTGCCGGCCGATATGCGTCTCATCGAGACGGCGCATCTGAAAGTGGAGGAAGCCGCCCTCACGGGAGAATCGGCGCCGGTGGAAAAATCCGCCGAGGTCTTGACGGAGGAAGAAGTCCCGCTGGGGGACAGGAAAAACATGGCCTATAAGGGCACCTTCGTGACGTACGGCCGGGGGGCCGGGATTGTGGCGGAAACGGCGATGAACACGGAGTTCGGTAAGATTGCCGCCATGCTCCAGGCAGATGAGGAAGGAAAGACGCCTCTCCAGAAACGGCTGGAAACGTTCGGCCGGAAACTCGCCCTGTCCGTCCTTGTGATCTGCGTTGTGGTCCTGGGGATCGGCCTTTTGCGGGGCGAACAGCCGCTGTTGATGCTCCTGACCGCCATCTCCCTGGCTGTCGCCGCCATTCCTGAAGCCCTGCCCGCTGTCATCACGATTGCCCTCGCTCTCGGGGCGAAGAAGCTGATCAAACTGAAGGCCCTCATCCGGAAACTCCCCGCCGTAGAAACCCTGGGGTCGGTGACCTACATCTGCTCCGACAAGACCGGCACCCTGACCTTGAATCGGATGACGGTGGAAGAGCTGTTCTTCAACGGTCGCCGTATCGCGGCGGAAGACTTTGCCGCCGGGATAGAGGAAGAGGGCGCCGCTTCTGTCTTTCTGAGCGCCCTGGCCCTGAGCAACGACGCCCAGGCGGGGAATGGGGGGGAAGTCCTGGGCGATCCGACGGAGACCGCCTTGTATCGTGTTGCGGAAAAGTCTGGATACGATAAGGCGGACCTGGAAAAAACGCACCGCCGGGTGGCGGAGATACCCTTTGATTCTGAAAGAAAGTGCATGACAACCTTCCATGAATGGGAGGGCGGACTGGTGTCATTCACCAAGGGAGCCGTCGATGTCCTGGTGGAAAAATCCAGAGACATGATGATGCCTGAGAGTCCAATGCCCATCGATCTCGGGAGAATTAAAGGACTCAACGAATCGATGGCCGCCGGCGGTATGAGGGTGCTCTGCTTCGCCATGAGGAGATGGGATCGCCTTCCCGACGACATGTCTCCGGGAAATGTTGAAAAGGAAATGACGATGATCGGTCTGGTCGGCATGATCGATCCTCCCCGGGAAGAGGCGGGAGCGGCTGTTGCTCTGTGCCGGTCGGCCGGCATCAAGACGGTGATGATCACCGGGGATCACCCCGCCACGGCTCAGGCGATCGCCCGAAAACTCGGGATACTCGATGGTGACGGTCAGGCCGTGATGACGGGAACGGAACTGGAAAAACTTTCCCTGGAGGAATTCGAGGAAAGGGTTGAGCATATCCGGGTCTATGCCCGGGTGGCTCCGGAACAGAAGCTCAAGATCGTCAAGGCGCTCCAGGACAGGGGGCAGTACGTTGCCATGACCGGCGACGGGGTGAACGACGCCCCGGCGTTGAAGCGGGCGGACATCGGCATTGCGATGGGAATCACCGGAACGGATGTTTCCAAGGAAGCGGCCTCCATGATCCTTCTCGATGACAATTTCGCCTCCATTGTAAACGCCGTTAAGGAAGGCCGGAAGATCTATGACAACATTCGAAAATTCGTCAAATACCTTCTTACGACCAACTCCGGCGAGATCTGGACCCTTTTCCTCGCGCCGGTGGTGGGGCTGCCGATTCCCCTGCTGCCCATTCAGATTCTCTGGATCAATCTCGTCACCGACGGTCTTCCCGCCTTGGCGCTGTCCCTGGAACCGGCCGAGGGAGACGTCATGAATCGCCCCCCCCGGCATCCTCAGGAAAGCATCTTTGCCGGCGGCCTTGGCTTTCATGCCATCTGGGTCGGTCTTCTGATGGCGGGGATCGTTCTTTTTCTTTTATTCTGGTCGATCCGGACGGACAATCCCCATTGGCAGACCATGGTGTTCACATTTCTCTGTCTGACCCAGTTGGGCAATGTCCTGGCCATCCGGTCGGAAAGAGAGTCGCTCTTCAAAATCGGCCTCTTCTCCAACAGTTACCTCCTCGGCGCCGTCCTGCTCACCTTTCTCCTGCAGATGGCGACGGTCTATGTGCCCGTCTTGAATCCCGTCTTCAAGACGGTGCCTCTGACCCTGGAGGAAACGCTCTTTACGGTCAGCCTGTCGTCGATCGTATTTTTTGCCGTGGAGATTGAAAAACTGGTCAAGCGGCGGAAGGGTGAAGTCAGCGTCACAGCTTGA